A region from the Inhella inkyongensis genome encodes:
- a CDS encoding NAD-dependent succinate-semialdehyde dehydrogenase produces the protein MSETASALPALNDASLLRTAGLIDGEWVGGSSPLRVHNPADGSFLAEVAGHGVEQAQAALNAAEKALPAWRARSARDRGLMLSRWAQALRSNAEDLARIMTAEQGKPLAEAKAEVAYAASFLDWYAEEGKRVYGETVPAADPSKRYWIWKQAVGVCAAITPWNFPLAMITRKVAPALAAGCTVMVKPAEQTPLTALACAELALRAGLPSGVLAVLPATAEESVAVGKLWCEAPAVRHLSFTGSTEVGRLLAAQCAPTLKRLSLELGGHAPFIVFDDADLDAAVEGAMQSKYRNAGQTCICANRFYVQAGIHDAFVERLAERVAALQIGPGQEAGVQVGPLIDAQALAKVRAHVDDAVAQGATLRSGGQARGDLGAMFFEPTLLTGVTARMRVAIEETFGPVAAVLKFETEAQAIALANATEFGLASYFFSRDIGRVMRVAEALDYGMVGINTGAIGSAEAPFGGIKQSGYGREGGHQGIDEYLDLKTVCLGDLAR, from the coding sequence ATGAGCGAAACTGCCAGCGCCCTGCCAGCCCTCAATGATGCCAGCCTGCTGCGAACGGCCGGTCTGATCGACGGCGAATGGGTGGGCGGCTCTAGCCCCTTGCGGGTTCATAACCCGGCCGACGGCAGCTTTTTGGCCGAAGTGGCGGGTCATGGCGTCGAGCAGGCTCAGGCCGCCCTGAACGCCGCGGAAAAGGCCCTTCCGGCCTGGCGTGCCCGCAGTGCGCGCGACCGCGGGCTGATGCTGAGCCGCTGGGCCCAGGCCTTGCGCAGCAATGCCGAGGACCTGGCTCGCATCATGACGGCCGAGCAGGGCAAGCCACTGGCCGAGGCCAAGGCCGAGGTGGCCTACGCGGCCAGCTTCTTGGATTGGTACGCCGAAGAAGGCAAGCGGGTCTATGGCGAGACGGTGCCGGCGGCCGACCCCAGCAAACGCTACTGGATCTGGAAGCAGGCGGTGGGCGTGTGTGCTGCCATCACGCCCTGGAATTTCCCTCTGGCGATGATCACCCGCAAGGTGGCGCCGGCCCTGGCGGCCGGCTGTACGGTGATGGTCAAGCCGGCGGAACAGACCCCCTTGACCGCCCTGGCTTGCGCTGAGCTGGCCCTGCGCGCTGGGTTGCCCTCCGGGGTGTTGGCGGTGTTGCCGGCCACGGCCGAAGAGTCGGTGGCCGTCGGCAAGCTCTGGTGCGAGGCGCCGGCGGTGCGGCATCTGAGCTTCACCGGCTCCACCGAAGTCGGCCGACTGCTCGCCGCCCAGTGTGCGCCAACGCTCAAGCGCCTGTCGCTGGAGTTGGGCGGACACGCGCCCTTCATCGTGTTTGATGACGCCGACCTGGACGCGGCGGTCGAAGGCGCGATGCAAAGCAAGTACCGCAATGCCGGCCAGACCTGCATCTGCGCCAATCGCTTCTATGTGCAGGCCGGGATTCATGACGCCTTTGTGGAGCGACTGGCCGAGCGGGTGGCCGCCTTGCAGATCGGACCCGGGCAAGAAGCCGGGGTGCAGGTCGGTCCGTTGATTGACGCCCAGGCCCTGGCCAAGGTGCGCGCCCATGTGGACGATGCCGTGGCTCAAGGCGCCACGCTGCGCAGCGGTGGGCAGGCCCGCGGCGATCTGGGCGCGATGTTCTTTGAGCCCACTTTGCTGACCGGCGTGACGGCGCGCATGCGCGTGGCCATCGAGGAAACCTTTGGGCCGGTGGCGGCGGTGCTCAAGTTCGAGACCGAGGCCCAGGCCATCGCGTTGGCCAATGCCACCGAATTTGGCCTGGCCAGCTATTTCTTCAGTCGCGACATCGGCCGCGTGATGCGGGTGGCTGAGGCGCTGGATTACGGCATGGTGGGCATCAATACCGGAGCCATCGGCAGCGCCGAAGCCCCCTTCGGCGGCATCAAGCAGAGTGGCTACGGCCGCGAAGGCGGGCATCAGGGCATTGATGAATACCTGGATCTGAAGACGGTCTGCCTGGGCGATCTGGCCCGCTGA